The Vicia villosa cultivar HV-30 ecotype Madison, WI linkage group LG1, Vvil1.0, whole genome shotgun sequence genome includes a region encoding these proteins:
- the LOC131609738 gene encoding uncharacterized protein LOC131609738, with amino-acid sequence MGMYWNSLSLEQMKGLKAKASSNLEKRREKGLVLAALSEKEVPLKDQKLHELNDIVDEMYDILKRFAISGGEEGSKKKAHHYLCGIYFHRKGFKKLRPKQLKTQEKGLKQK; translated from the exons ATGGGGATGTATTGGAATTCATTGTCACTAGAACAAATGAAAGGTCTAAAGGCTAAAGCTAGTTCAAACCTTGAGAAAAGAAGGGAAAAAGGATTGGTGTTGGCTGCTCTAAGTGAAAAAGAAGTGCCATTGAAGGACCAGAAGTTGCATGAGTTAAATGATATAGTTGATGAGATGTATGACATTCTTAA GAGGTTTGCAATAAGTGGTGGGGAGGAAGGATCGAAGAAGAAGGCTCATCATTATCTGTGTGGGATTTACTTTCACCGGAAAGGCTTCAAGAAGTTAAGGCCCAAGCAATTGAAAACACAAGAAAAAGGACTGAAACAGAAATAA